The Flavobacterium sp. 140616W15 sequence CCTTCTGAATGAAGTTTTTCTATGCGTTTTTCGCCACCGCCTAATTTTACTTTAGCAAATTTTTGTTTTAGTTCAGAAAGTAAGAGTTTATTGTGATCTTCGTTTTTATTGAAGTTTAAATCCATAATAAAATAGTGTTTTTATAAAATAGTGTGTGCTAATTTACGAAATCGATCGAAATAAATTGATATGATACAATTACTTTAATGATGTAAGTCGTAAAGTGTTTGTTTACAAATAGAAATAAAAAAAAACAGAAGCGAACTTCTGTTTTAAATATCTATTGAAATATTTTTTTATTTTTTAGAATCGCAAACTAATCGTTTTAAGATTGCCCACTGTTTTAAAGCATCACGAGCTTCTACGGCTGGATATCCTAGCATTGTTTTACCAGCAGGAATATCACCAGTAACTCCTGATCCTGCACCTACAATAGCACCATCTCCTATAGTTGTATGGTCTTTAATAGAAGCGCTTCCGCCAATGATAACTCCGTTACCTAGCGTTACAGAACCAGCTAAACCGCTATTTCCAGCCATGATACAAAATTTACCTAGTTTACTATTGTGGCCTATCTGAACTAAATTGTCAATTTTACATCCATCACCAAGAATAGTTGAACTGAATTTTCCACGATCAACACATGAATTTGCTCCAATTTCAACCCCGTTTCCTATAATTACATTTCCGATTTGTGGAATTTTAACCAATCCTTTTTCATTGCATGGGCGAAATCCAAAACCATCCGCTCCAATAGTTGCATTAGGATGAATGATACAATCGTTACCAATATGACAACGCTCGCGGATTACTGCTCCTGGCCAAATAGTGGTGTTTTTACCAATAGTGCATTCATCAAGGATAGTTACGTTTGGATAGATAGTTACATTATCGGCTAATTTAACTTTAGGGCCAATATAACATCCAGCTCCAATTCGAACACCTTCACCAATAATTGCAGATTCATCTACAACTGCTCTAACGTGTATGTTGTTATGGAAGATAGGTGTAGGTGGTGCAAAAAGTGCTAATATTTGCGACATTGCTAAATCGGCATTCTTTACTTTTATAAAAGCTCGATTTTCTCCTGGTTCTATCGAAATATCTTCATTAACAATAGCTACACTAGCTTTGGAATCTTGCCAATGTTTTTCATATTTTTTGTTTCCAATGAACGAAATTTCGGTATTGGTGGCTTTGTCTAATTGTTCTGTAGCAGTAATATTTTGTGAAGTATCACCATAAATAACACCATTAATTACTTCGTTAATCTCTTGGATAGAATAGGATTTCATTTATTATGAATTAGTTTTAGGGTTTTGCGGTATTTTTTGCCAAATAAAATCAATTAGTATTTAATTACCTAATTATATTTTGATGGATTTTAATAAAAAGATAAAATAACAATCTGATTATTATAAAAACGTTATTAAATCTATTAAATTGTTGATAGTTTTTAATTTGCTGTTAATAAGTGTTTTTTATTAAATTATTTAGAGATATACGTAGATTAGTAAGTTGATGAGGTTGTGTGAGATATAATATTTTAATGTAAATATATAACCTGAATTCATTCTTTATGGCGTATTTTTATCACAAAAAACAACAAAAAGTTTATGAAATTATTTTTGAATAATAAAATACTTCTTTTCCTATTATTTAATTCTGTGTTTACTTATTCTCAAGTAAAAGATTTGTTTAGTAAGCCCACTAAGCTTCATACAATATCTGAAAGGTGGGAATTAACTCCAGAATCATCAAATGGAACATTTTTGATAACCCCATATAAACCTATTTATGTCTTACCTCTTAATTGGTATAGTTCACCAAATGAACAGCCTTATTCAGGGAACGGTAAGCCAGAGTATGTTACGCCTCCAGGAACCAACTATAATAATCTTGAAACAAAGTTTCAGCTTAGTTTTAAAACAAAAATTTTTCACAATGCTCTTTTTGGGAAAGGAGATTTATGGGTTGCCTATACACAGAAGTCGCAATGGCAGATTTACAATGAAAGTTTATCAAGGCCATTCAGAGAAATCAACTATGAGCCAGAAGTTATCTTTAATTACCCTCTTAATTTTAAATTTTTAGGCTTTAATATGCGAATGGCTGGTGTTGCATTCAATCATGAATCAAATGGAAAAGGGTTGCCTTTTTCTAGAAGTTGGAATAGAATTATTTTTCATCTAGGATTTGATCGTGATAATTGGAGTGTCTATGTAAGACCGTGGCTAAGACTTCGCGCAACAAAAGATGATAATCCAGATATTGCTCAATATATAGGACGTGGAGATATAAATATAATTTACACTAAAAATAAAAGCATATTTACATTTACAGGAAGTAATAATTTAAGTTTTAATAATAACAGGGGGAATGCAGCACTTTCATGGTCGTATCCAATTGCTGGAAATCT is a genomic window containing:
- the lpxD gene encoding UDP-3-O-(3-hydroxymyristoyl)glucosamine N-acyltransferase, encoding MKSYSIQEINEVINGVIYGDTSQNITATEQLDKATNTEISFIGNKKYEKHWQDSKASVAIVNEDISIEPGENRAFIKVKNADLAMSQILALFAPPTPIFHNNIHVRAVVDESAIIGEGVRIGAGCYIGPKVKLADNVTIYPNVTILDECTIGKNTTIWPGAVIRERCHIGNDCIIHPNATIGADGFGFRPCNEKGLVKIPQIGNVIIGNGVEIGANSCVDRGKFSSTILGDGCKIDNLVQIGHNSKLGKFCIMAGNSGLAGSVTLGNGVIIGGSASIKDHTTIGDGAIVGAGSGVTGDIPAGKTMLGYPAVEARDALKQWAILKRLVCDSKK
- a CDS encoding phospholipase A; this encodes MKLFLNNKILLFLLFNSVFTYSQVKDLFSKPTKLHTISERWELTPESSNGTFLITPYKPIYVLPLNWYSSPNEQPYSGNGKPEYVTPPGTNYNNLETKFQLSFKTKIFHNALFGKGDLWVAYTQKSQWQIYNESLSRPFREINYEPEVIFNYPLNFKFLGFNMRMAGVAFNHESNGKGLPFSRSWNRIIFHLGFDRDNWSVYVRPWLRLRATKDDNPDIAQYIGRGDINIIYTKNKSIFTFTGSNNLSFNNNRGNAALSWSYPIAGNLKGFLLATHGYGETLIDYNHLQTTIGVGVSLIGPL